A region of the Carya illinoinensis cultivar Pawnee chromosome 16, C.illinoinensisPawnee_v1, whole genome shotgun sequence genome:
TCTGCCAATCACCATGTGTTCCCAAGAGCAAAGCAGAAACCCAAAAAAGTTTCTCATCAAAGGACAAACACAGATTCTAGAAATAGAAAGTGCCATTGAAATGGCCATTTTAGTGGCTGTAAAATCAAACTTTCTGAAAGCTGTACACATCATGATCATAATTAAACGTCCATTTTCTTGGATCTTTCATTGGAAAGTAAGAGATTAAAATTCCAAAATACACCCGGTTTTCCCTCATGAACTAGGAATAATTACCATCAAAGTACGAGACCaaaaaatgatgagaaaaaCGAGGGTATTTTGGATCAGATTCATCACAAATTGAAacgaaaaataaatataaattctgCTAGTTGTGGAGAGGATCTGGGCAACTGGGTACTTTACGTTTGTTCTCCTCGAATCGGTTGTCAGTTCTGCCATTGAAATACTTTCGAACCAGATCCTCCTTGCTGCTCTTCTTAACCATTCGGCCGCCATGGCTGCTGACCTTCATGGCCTTTGCTATTCCATTTCCCGGAAGAATCCGAATTGCCCCGGCTTGGCATGAGTATTCGCACCAGACCCAAATCTGCAACACCGAGATAATCAACAGCGCCAGCAGAGTAGTAGAAAACAAGACTCTCCTGCTGCCAGAAAAAGACATTGCTTGAAGAGATCGAAGAcccacatgcatatataaaagcTATAAAAAAGATGGCCTCTACTTGAACTCCACAGCTCTAAACACAAGCTCTACTTATTAAAAGGAAACCCccttagctagctagctagcttgcttGCTGCAATTTTGTTGACAAAACAGGCCAGcaggccctctctctctctctctctctctctctctaggatATGACTTATGAGCGAAAGAATTGACGGCTATTATGGGCatggaaaaatctatttgtcatTCTCATACTTCACacaccatatttattttaattttttttcattttttctataataaatatgtagtgtgtggatgataaataaaataatttaattagtttaataagaataaaataaaataaaaaataaaaaaaataaaaaataatattttaatatataaaatatgtggtgtaggataatgtgtagcatttctcttatGGGCATACGGGGGGGAGGGCGTGAGAAGATGGAGCCTTATGTCCCCACAGTGGCCCACGTGATTACATACAATGGACAAAGTTGCAGTTTACGTGCTAAAAACAGAGCATGAAAATGCTACTCGACtcacttttgtttatttatttttttatattgattttgtatGGAATTGAACGAATAGACACGATTATCGTAATTTGACCTCCTATTTACTTTTCCTAGCTGCAGCTGCTGCTACTGCTAGTACTGCATTTGAAATTTCTGCACGTCGGTGACACAGTTTAGTGGTTGGTGTGGGGGGAAAGGACAAAGCCACGTGGCTCTTCTCTTTCGTATGCATTCCTATTAAATTTGGAGATACGAGATTTGAATGCGCGggttgtgtaattattttgaagaaataagtaaatatagaatgataaaaaaaaattaaatttttaataataaattttacatttaaaaaaaaaaaattacacagtATTTACAACTGTAAAATCATTACTTTTCGAATGAAAAATACCTCATACTTTTAATATTGTGGGTAAAACTTTTTCTGTTCACATGTTGATTCCAAATGATTTGATATCGTACAGAGCAAAAGGCTGGGGACGATCATGCAGTGTAAAAGGTCGAAATTACTCAGAAGCAAGCTAGCAGCGCAGCGCAGGGGCATGCATGTGCAGGATTAACTGCGACGTACTAGTTGACAATAAACAAAGAGTAAGACAGGAGAGGGAAACAGAGGATGTTGGCCCTGGAGGAAGAAGGAGAGTAGGGAGGCCGGCCGGGAATCTCGCCACGGTGTTTGACAAaccttgtaatatatatatacatgttatgttGACGTTCGTTACAGGGAATTAACGTGTTCAGGATTCAAATCCGTACGATGAatgtgtatatgtgtgtgtgtgtgtgtgtgtctaggGTTTCCAAGTTTGATGCTCTTGTCCCGTGACTGTGATCAGTTTCTTGAGAAACTTCAATGGTGTCTCCAACCAGATTTTGATTTtctaaaatctattccccattCATATCCTTTTtattaatgataataataataataataattaatgggTCGACCTTTGCCAAGCACGTGTAGTACTTTCTCATCATAATTTTTGAGTAATAGAATTACATGCATTATATGTAGTAATTACATACATGATCTGTAGTAATAGGATTAAAGTACCATACCATTAGTAGTTTAGGAGtacccaaaaatattatttaaattcaagATCTCTACGCTGATGCTATGGATGTTAAGTAAgcttttgtctcaaaaaactgAATCTGTTAAGAAAATGTGAATCTAATTATTCAAGTTACGTCTTAATACTCCATAACAATAAATTATAGATATATTACTTTCTCACAATTGATTTATGACTAATGAGGATGATATTTACAGTTCCAAGATGTGTAAGTCACGCAAACTcgatctctttaaaaaaaaaagaagtaaatattGGACcaacataataaaaattattttaattgtgaATCTTAATTTTTCTCAAAGAAAGTGTGTAGAACTTATACACTTTATCTAGCATTAATCATGACTAAAATCACTTAATTATCTATAGAAAAACAACATATATAACGCTATTCATTAGTTAGTGAAACGACATATATCAACAGGTCAAGTTCAATTAACAAGTAATATTTGAGAATATATTAGGAAAAAAACTgattattttcctttaaaagaaaGAGGTTATTTTGCAAGATTCTCAAGAGGAGCAAGTTCCTCAATTTTTTAAGTCGAGAATGCATAATTTACtacacaataaataaataaataaaacaaagttccagattttctttgcttttgttttttccaTTTACTCCATACGATTTGGTGGGACTAATTTGTCTGTCTATTTGAAATTACAAACAGAACATGGGTAACATGACCCAGCAGCACCGCGACGGGTGGGCCAGCTGcccttttgagatttaaaaaaataatatttataattttaaaacatataaatgTTACTCTTActcattctatttaaaaaaaaaaaatcgatttattatttttttaataatagaatttattatctttttttttaaaaatacgtAAAATTTATATACTCTAAAATTCTATCTAGtattgctcttttataaatttatttattatcaatattttaataaatttgtttggaataaaataacatatatatgtttttaactttgcTAGAAAAGCAGGTTATGGTGCGGTAATTCTTGCCCTTTATTACCAACAACAATCATTGTTTGGCAGGGATTTCATTCCTAATAATTATAAGAGAGTTCTcctgattaaataaatattttatctcaaaattttaaatcaataaaaaaagataaattttaattatttaatactctCCCTATGATATTTACATAGACCTATAGAGGCAAAGCTATAACTTTACATCACTACTTTGATCATAGGatgttaaattattatatatctaaAAGTTTCAAAcggaagaaaacaaataaatttaattatttgactTTTACTCTCGTTTGGTTTGTTTTGAGGCGAAACTTCCTGATTACTTCTTGGCCTGTCATAAGAGTTGAAGGTAAAAAttgaatgatatttataattatagactaAGTAAGTAtcccatttttattttgaaaaataataaataaatatttaaataaaaaatttaatttttaataataatcatattctTTTTACAAATAAGTGTATAAGATTTATTTAACTCATAactttatcaaatattatttatttataaattaatgtagtttgatatgatatgatatgttataaaattagttttattataaaataaattaaacagattatataaaattacattaatttataatatatttatataaaatttctatctaataatttgaaaataaattaaatataatatttcgtATAAATTCATGTGGAGAGAGAGGAATTTATTTTCACCCTCGCTTTACGAGCACACCTCTTAGTGAGAAGTACCCAGCTGACGCGTGTATTCATGAGTTTGTGCAAACGATGGGTCTGAGGATTGTACATGGGACAGCAATTATAATTGTCAAATCAATGTTCCCGAAAATTTACCCGACAAGGATTTGTCAATTCAATGTAAAAACCTCTGAGTGTTTGTAGGGTAATTTTGagatccaaaataaaaataataataataattgtatttattttttgttttcaacaCGGAATATGAAGAAGGCGTGGTGGTGGCCACCGTTGTGTGTTAGTACCAAACAGGGCATCAAAAAGCGGGTTTTGTTTTGACGCGTCCctgaaaaatagaaagagagaaggaaaagacACTCGACTCGACtctgagaaaataaaattaaaaaaaggaaaatcaaaaAGCCTATCTGAATTCTGATCCTTTTGCAGGCAGTAATAAAGATGAGAACTTTTTAGCTTCTACTTGAACTCTGTGCTCCTCAGTCTTTGGCGTCCTTTACAGTTTACCTGTCTCTTTTACCCTTTGCCTTCTTTCCCCTTGGCCTCGTTCTAATATAACGAATGTACGTAAAAATTatacattattttaaaatgaataaataaatataaaatttatataaaaaaattaattttttaataataaattttagttttttttttaaaataactatatgGCATTTATAAAtcctataactatatatatcattactcctataatatataaattagaggATATggatcataattttttttataaaaataaaattataaattgatataattttatataatatgttatatctactttataataaaaataattttacaaattaacatatcatatcaaataacttcaatttgtgaatttttttatctttaaaagatttatatGCAAATTATAGAATCTTTTAGGATTATGTTTTTGATCCATTGTTCATGAGCACTAAGGTGTCTTGGGCCGTTTTTTCATATCACCATTTGCTACGTGGTGAATGATGGATCAAAGGGGTTGATTTAAGTGTGAAGCATTTTCAAGTTGTGCTAAAGAGGGCTCACATTGAACAAAAGACCAAAGGAAAACCTTCAAAAACTTATGTTTTACACCAGCCAATTGGATGTTGACACGTAAGCCTCCAATTAGGTGCAAGCCTCCAATTAGGTGCCCAAATAGACCTAACCCTGACATTCTCTTCTGTCGCCATAAAACACATTCATAAGATATGAACCCCAACAACCTCTATAATAGTTAGCCTTACTCTTAACCTCTGATCTTTGACTCCTCCAATGCATAACAAAAAAGTAATTTCACtctattttagtttttaagtagcctttttattttcacaacacatctcatttcatcacatttaattattttaatttttttaaattttcacacaaaataaaataaacaattgaacttttttaaatcatataataataataataataatattaaaaaaatatattctaacaatattttatttaatttttaacttttatctcaactcatctcatatgCAAAAATAAACGAGATCTCTATTGGACATTTATCttttctattttgattttttgaacAAAGATAGAGTCATTACCGCTCCCTTCGTCTTCTAACAAAACCACTTGTTCCCATAGTTTTCATCATGGCCTCCTATCACTGAGATGAAGAACACTTTTGGAACAAGGttcaattgatttatgtttggttgttgagaagGCTTTTATACTCTATTGATCAATAAAGACTTGTTGTAATgaccgtccttgtggtgggtccttttcaaaataattttgataaaaattgacAGGAATTACAgttctttttaaatttctttttctttcgtgTTAGGATACAAAGGACTtcatcttataaataaaactcattttcttaattaaaatattatagcgaaaaatattaaattttataattaaagtttctcgtaCAGAATATCTTGCATAGGcattcgtgctcttccccttgagCTGTGCCCGCCTTGACCTTTCATGCacatcttgtccctgggagggcacacataaaaactaaaatgagtcgatgactcgtaagcattacttcatacagtcaaaatatatgaacataggttttcagtcatgcagttatcattccatacatacatattatacttatcatgcatacatctttcaGTTCGTTTTAAAAATGTTGCGacgttgcgaggtggggttttttcttcaaaatatgctttcttctttaaaacacttCATCACGCATCGCtgtcttcatttcttaaagagtcttttcatgcattcatCCTTTTACATacgttcatgcatacatacattcatgcattcagttcattcatacatatatgtattcATTCTTAATATGTATAgattcattcttatcactttcattggccatagcACATTGTTACGTCCCGTGTGCTGAGGTTAGTAGTCTTTTAGACCTGATTCCGCCCGTAGTCACGGGTTGGGAATCTATTCCGTTAAGGTGCAACACTGGG
Encoded here:
- the LOC122298845 gene encoding CLAVATA3/ESR (CLE)-related protein 27, translating into MSFSGSRRVLFSTTLLALLIISVLQIWVWCEYSCQAGAIRILPGNGIAKAMKVSSHGGRMVKKSSKEDLVRKYFNGRTDNRFEENKRKVPSCPDPLHN